The sequence below is a genomic window from Chloroflexota bacterium.
ATCTCGTCTGCCTGAGGGCGGGCCGATCCGCTACGATTTTCCTGGTGTTCCGACGATGTCCGGAGATTTCCCCGCTGAGGTCCGCCATGTCCCCCATCTCCACCTTCCCGACCTTTCGTCCCCGCCGGCTGCGCCGCACCGATGCGCTCCGGACGATGGTCCGCGAGACGACGCTCGCGCCGAGCGATTTCATCCTCCCGTTCTTCGTGACCCACGGGCGAGGCGTGCGCGACGAGGTCAGCTCGATGCCGGGGGTGCATCAGCTCTCGGTGGACGAGCTGGTCAAGGACGTGCGGGCGCTGCCGGGCCTGGGCATCCCCTCAGTGCTGCTGTTCGGCCTGCCCTCGGAGAAGGATCCGGTCGGGAAGGAGGCGTACGCGCGGGATGGCATCGTGCAGCAGGCGATGCGCGCCATCAAGGACGCCTGCCCGGAGATCATCGTCGTCGGAGATGTCTGTCTCTGCGAGTACACGGACCACGGCCACTGCGGCGTCGTCGAGAACGGCGAGGTGCTGAACGATCCGACGCTCGAGCTGCTGGCGCAGATGGCGGCCGTGCAGGCCGAGGCCGGCGCGGACATCGTCGCGCCGTCCGACATGATGGATGGGCGCGTCGGGGCGATCCGCGCGGCCCTGGATGCGCGCGGTCGGACGGATGTGCCGATCATGGCCTACTCGGCCAAGTTCGCGTCTGGCTTCTACGGTCCGTTCCGGGAGGCCGCTGACTCCGCGCCGCAGTTTGGCGACCGCCGTGCCTACCAGATGGACCCGGCCAACGGCCGCGAGGCGATGCGGGAGATCGCGCAGGACGTGGCCGAGGGGGCTGACATGATCATGGTCAAGCCGGCCCTGGCGTACCTCGACCTGATCCGCCGGGCGCGGGATCTGGTGGAGTTGCCGGTCGTCGCCTACAACGTGAGCGGCGAGTACTCGATGGTGAAGGCTGCCGCGCGGAACGGG
It includes:
- the hemB gene encoding porphobilinogen synthase — encoded protein: MSPISTFPTFRPRRLRRTDALRTMVRETTLAPSDFILPFFVTHGRGVRDEVSSMPGVHQLSVDELVKDVRALPGLGIPSVLLFGLPSEKDPVGKEAYARDGIVQQAMRAIKDACPEIIVVGDVCLCEYTDHGHCGVVENGEVLNDPTLELLAQMAAVQAEAGADIVAPSDMMDGRVGAIRAALDARGRTDVPIMAYSAKFASGFYGPFREAADSAPQFGDRRAYQMDPANGREAMREIAQDVAEGADMIMVKPALAYLDLIRRARDLVELPVVAYNVSGEYSMVKAAARNGWIDERRVTMEILTGIKRAGADLIISYHAREAAAWLSE